In Labrus mixtus chromosome 3, fLabMix1.1, whole genome shotgun sequence, a single window of DNA contains:
- the zbtb11 gene encoding zinc finger and BTB domain-containing protein 11 — MSCEESYLAIIRYLTDEREPYAPGTSGNTKRKIRKAATCYVVRSGTLFYQRRLKGQNDFTELEVVLQDERRKDLINETHITEDGEHLNQQLTWDTISQKYWWRGILKNVKDHIRECVQCQSRRGVDDGSGIRLFSRPGRRKVNTNDEEGESEEEEEADDGLFLTDSSSHLRSKLAKMAKHELVFVDSKGEVNQFLPKHSQTMLDKLNQQRLSNQFCDITLLIEGEEYRAHKAVLAACSEYFNELFFEKGAASTHEAVVDLSGFTKASFLPLLDFAYTSMLTFNFCVMADIANLARHLLMNEVLQICESVHKQVEAQKLTVYHKGDVHTVVSSQPAAQDGSKDESAPYTVTIQSDGQAVVTQGGVAVTGEPLALVEAAAAEAYIQQPMAVVTEAVEGDAVQQVEAGQSETMTLIAHSGLAEPGETVTLISADGAEGETMTVVTHSGQAGASESLAVVSACLAMEQPQVAETAAFVINVEPDKVSASEEVKAPSEAATPPQENAEPTPTPQKRRRGRPAKVKKVEVEVEEFLPLDEEDPSADESHGDKLDMTSDEPNRRRLRQRSIAEGGYARLHMGLEEEEEGKKGAVSPRAATPKVAQRTGKRGRPPKQPVETQSEGQSVSESGAEPDTSVMESEVTTELSTDEAARKPDDAETGENKDKTSAGGAVDGEHTCSECGMSFPRRYSLIMHTLKHEKARGYKCSLCSKEFQYAASLRAHLARHKQQSSQRPPVVKPPVEQSREGKVDSDLDEKTTSPHTKREFVCDICGKTLPKLYSLRIHMLNHTGVRPHTCKVCGKTFAHKHSLKMHRALHDVTKQFQCQYCKKSFMSKRSMEEHTSVHTGESKYLCNTCGTTFHRASALSKHLKKHLPRPDVRPFACSHCDKRFFEAKDLQQHMNKHMGLKPFQCQVCGKCYSWKKDWYSHVKSHSVAEPFKCNVCGKEFFEKALFRRHVKKATHGKKGRVKQNLERECEQCGRKFTQLREYRRHLNNHQGVKPFECLTCGVAWADARSLKRHVRTHTGERPYVCPMCQEAHIDARTLRKHMAKYHGDNLPGKIMLEKDTLQFHNQGTQVEHAVSILASELPPELRPAQQTPAEEIETVLITEETVEAVEAVEAVQAVDAGAEGSVATLSDQGIMQVVNYVLAQQALTGTKLEEGQEVIQTMEVEVAHVAEVE; from the exons ATGTCGTGTGAAGAAAGCTACTTGGCCATCATACGCTACCTGACTGATGAACGGGAGCCTTACGCACCGGGGACTTCAGGAAACACCAAGAGGAAAATACGTAAAGCGGCCACCTGCTACGTTGTGAGGAGCGGGACTTTATTTTACCAGCGACGACTGAAGGGGCAGAATGACTTCACGGAGCTGGAGGTGGTGCTGCAGGACGAGCGGAGGAAGGACCTCATCAACGAGACACACATCACCGAGGACGGAGAACACCTGAACCAGCAGCTCACCTGGGACACCATCTCCCAGAAGTACTGGTGGAGAG GTATCCTGAAGAACGTGAAAGATCACATCAGAGAGTGTGTTCAGTGCCAGAGCAGACGAGGGGTCGATGACGGATCAGGAATCAGGCTGTTCTCCCGGCCGGGGAGACGCAAGGTCAACACGAATGATGAAGAGGGCGagagtgaggaggaagaagaagcagatgaTGGTTTATTTCTCACTGACTCGTCAAGTCACCTGAGATCAAAGCTGGCCAAGATGGCCAAACACGAGCTGGTTTTT GTGGACAGTAAAGGTGAAGTAAATCAGTTCCTGCCTAAACACAGCCAAACCATGCTGGACAAACTGAACCAGCAGCGCCTCAGCAACCAgttctgtgacatcactctgcTGATCGAAGGCGAGGAGTACCGAGCACACAAAGCTGTTCTGGCGGCGTGCAGCGAGTACTTCAACGAGCTCTTCTTCGAGAAGGGCGCCGCCTCCACACATGAAGCGGTGGTCGACCTCTCAG GGTTCACCAAAGCAAGCTTCCTGCCACTGCTTGATTTTGCATACACGTCCATGCTCACCTTTAATTTCTGCGTGATGGCAGACATCGCCAACCTGGCGCGACATCTGCTGATGAACGAGGTCCTGCAGATTTGTGAGTCCGTGCACAAGCAGGTGGAGGCGCAGAAGCTGACGGTGTATCACAAAGGAGACGTGCACACGGTGGTGTCGAGCCAGCCGGCGGCTCAGGACGGCTCAAAGGACGAGTCTGCTCCCTACACGGTCACCATACAGAGCGACGGCCAGGCGGTGGTCACACAGGGCGGCGTGGCTGTGACAGGTGAACCGTTAGCTTTAGTGGAAGCTGCTGCTGCGGAGGCCTACATCCAGCAGCCGATGGCGGTAGTGACTGAAGCTGTGGAGGGAGACGCAGTGCAGCAGGTGGAGGCCGGACAGAGCGAAACAATGACTCTGATCGCTCACAGCGGACTAGCCGAGCCTGGAGAGACGGTCACTCTGATCTCAGCAGATGGAGCAGAGGGGGAGACGATGACCGTGGTCACTCACAGCGGACAGGCTGGAGCGAGCGAGTCCCTCGCCGTGGTGTCGGCCTGCCTCGCCATGGAGCAGCCGCAGGTCGCAGAAACGGCAGCCTTCGTTATAAATGTAGAGCCAGACAAAGTGAGCGCCTCAGAGGAGGTCAAAGCACCGTCTGAAGCAGCGACACCTCCTCAGGAGAACGCAGAGCCAACACCCACGCCCCAAAAACGTAGAAGAGGGCGACCAGCCAAGGTGAagaaggtggaggtggaggtggaggagttcTTGCCTCTGGACGAGGAGGATCCCTCTGCTGATGAAAGCCATGGAGACAAACTGGACATGACGTCAGATGAGCCGAACAGAAGACGACTCAGGCAGCGCTCCATAGCTGAGGGGGGGTACGCTCGTTTACACATGGGgctggaggaagaagaggaggggaagaaaggAGCAGTGTCACCCCGTGCCGCCACACCTAAG GTTGCTCAGAGGACAGGTAAGAGGGGAAGACCACCAAAGCAGCCCGTAGAGACACAAAGTGAAGGACAGTCAGTGTCTGAGTCAGGAGCAGAGCCGGACACCAGTGTGATGGAGAGCGAGGTGACAACAGAGCTCAGCACAGACGAGGCCGCGAGGAAGCCGGACGACGCGGAGACCGGGGAGAATAAAGATAAAACctctgcagggggcgctgtagACGGAGAACACACCTGCTCAGAGTGCGGCATGTCCTTCCCCAGACGCTACTCTCTCATCATGCACACGCTAAAACACGAGAAGGCTCGAGGATACAAGTGCAGC cTGTGTAGCAAAGAGTTCCAGTACGCCGCCTCCCTCCGCGCTCACCTGGCGCGACACAAGCAGCAGAGCAGCCAGCGTCCCCCCGTCGTCAAACCCCCCGTGGAGCAGAGCCGCGAGGGGAAGGTGGACAGCGATCTGGACGAGAAGACGACGTCTCCTCACACGAAGAGAGAGTTTGTGTGCGACATCTGCGGGAAGACGTTACCCAAGCTGTACTCGCTGAGGATCCACATGTTGAACCACACGGGCGTCCGGCCTCACACCTGCAAAGTCTGCGGGAAGACGTTCGCCCACAAACACAGCCTGAAGATGCACCGAGCGCTGCACGACGTCACCAAACAGTTCCAGTGTCAGTACTGCAAGAAGTCTTTTATGAGCAAGCGGAGCATGGAGGAGCACACCAGCGTCCACACAG GTGAATCAAAGTATCTCTGCAACACGTGCGGAACCACTTTCCATCGAGCCTCAGCTCTGAGCAAACACCTGAAGAAGCACCTGCCCAGACCTGACGTCCGCCCGTTCGCCTGCTCTCA CTGTGATAAGAGGTTCTTTGAAGCCAAAGACCTCCAGCagcacatgaacaaacacatggGTCTGAAGCCGTTCCAGTGTCAGGTGTGCGGGAAGTGCTACAGCTGGAAGAAGGACTGGTACTCCCACGTGAAGTCTCACAGCGTGGCCGAGCCCTTCAA GTGTAACGTGTGTGGAAAGGAGTTCTTTGAGAAGGCTCTGTTCAGGAGACACGTGAAGAAAGCCACGCACGGGAAGAAAGGCCGAGTGAAGCAGAACctggagagagagtgtgagcagTGTGGGAGGAAGTTCACTCAGCTCCGAGAGTACAGGCGACACCTCAACAACCACCAGG GAGTGAAACCGTTCGAGTGTCTGACTTGTGGCGTTGCCTGGGCCGACGCTCGCTCTCTCAAACGTCACGTCCGCACGCACACAGGGGAGCGGCCGTACGTGTGCCCCATGTGTCAGGAGGCCCACATCGATGCCCGCACTCTACGTAAACACATGGCCAAGTACCACGGAGACAACCTGCCCGGGAAGATCATGCTGGAGAAAGACACGCTGCAGTTCCACAACCAGGGCACGCAGGTGGAGCACGCCGTCAGCATCCTGGCGTCCGAGCTGCCCCCTGAGCTCCGCCCGGCCCAGCAGACGCCCGCAGAGGAGATCGAGACCGTGCTGATCACGGAGGAGACGGTGGAGGCCGTGGAGGCGGTGGAGGCCGTGCAGGCCGTGGATGCTGGAGCTGAAGGCTCGGTGGCGACGCTGTCGGATCAGGGCATCATGCAGGTGGTGAACTATGTCCTCGCCCAGCAGGCGCTCACAGGAACCAAACTGGAAGAAGGCCAAGAGGTGATCCAGACCATGGAGGTGGAGGTCGCTCACGTGGCCGAGGTGGAGTAA
- the tp63 gene encoding tumor protein 63 isoform X3, whose translation MLYLETGTTTSYSESQYTNLGLLNSMDQNIQNGGSTSTSPYNNDHAQNNVTAPSPYAQPSSTFDAMSPSPAIPSNTDYAGPHTFDVSFQQSSTAKSATWTYSTDLKKLYCQIAKTCPIQIKVLTTPPQGAVIRAMPVYKKAEHVTEVVKRCPNHELSREFNDGQIAPPSHLIRVEGNNHAQYLEDTITGRQSVLVPYEPPQVGTEFTTILYNFMCNSSCVGGMNRRPILIIVTLETRDGQVLGRRCFEARICACPGRDRKADEDSIRKQHVTDATKSNDGTKRPFRQVSHGIQMSAIKKRRSTDEEVFCLPIKGREIYEILVKIKESLELMQFLPQHTIESYRQQQQNLLQKQTSMPSQPSYGSSSPTHGKVNKLPSVSQLMNPQQRNTLTPSGMSGGLTDMSPMMGTHIPMNDMSSLSPTHALQQQLPLVPSSHCTPPPPYPMDSSISSFLIRLGCAGCLDYFTAQGLSNIYQIENYNMEDLSRLKIPVEFQHIIWKGIMEHRQAMDFSPPPHIVRTTSGASAVSMGSSEARGERVIDAVRFTLRQTISFPPRDEWSDFSFDLDSRRNKQQRIKEEGE comes from the exons TCCCAGTATACAAACCTGGGGCTCCTGAACAGCATGGATCAGAACATTCAGAATGGCGGCTCGACCTCCACCAGCCCCTACAACAACGACCACGCGCAGAACAACGTGACAGCCCCGTCACCCTACGCCCAGCCCAGCTCCACCTTTGATGCCATGTCTCCCTCACCGGCCATCCCCTCTAACACAGATTATGCCGGGCCCCACACCTTTGATGTGTCCTTCCAGCAGTCAAGTACAGCAAAGTCTGCCACCTGGACG taCTCTACAGACCTGAAAAAGTTGTACTGCCAAATTGCCAAGACGTGTCCCATCCAGATCAAAGTCCTGACCACGCCACCTCAGGGTGCTGTTATCAGAGCCATGCCAGTTTACAAGAAAGCCGAACACGTGACCGAGGTGGTGAAGCGATGCCCAAACCACGAGCTCAGCCGCGAGTTCAATGATG GTCAGATCGCTCCTCCGAGCCACTTGATCCGTGTGGAGGGAAATAACCACGCCCAGTATTTGGAGGACACCATCACTGGAAGGCAGAGCGTATTAGTTCCTTACGAACCTCCACAG GTCGGGACAGAATTCACCACAATTTTGTACAACTTTATGTGCAACTCGAGCTGCGTGGGTGGTATGAACAGACGGCCCATACTCATCATCGTCACCCTGGAAACCAGAGA TGGTCAGGTATTAGGCCGCCGCTGCTTTGAGGCTAGGATCTGCGCCTGCCCGGGCCGAGACAGAAAGGCTGACGAGGACAGCATCCGCAAGCAGCACGTAACGGACGCCACAAAGAGCAATGACGGTACGAAGCGCC ccttCCGCCAGGTCTCCCACGGCATTCAGATGTCCGCCATCAAGAAGAGAAGATCTACAGATGAGGAGGTCTTTTGTTTGCCT ATTAAAGGCCGTGAAATTTATGAGATTTTGGTAAAAATCAAGGAGTCTTTGGAACTCATGCAGTTTCTGCCGCAGCACACTATAGAGTCatacaggcagcagcagcagaatctCCTTCAGAAACA GACTTCGATGCCGTCTCAGCCCTCCTACGGCTCCAGCTCCCCGACTCACGGAAAAGTCAACAAGCTGCCCTCCGTCAGCCAGCTGATGAATCCCCAGCAGCGCAACACACTCACCCCGTCCGGCATGTCTGGAGGCCTAACTGACA TGTCTCCTATGATGGGCACTCACATCCCCATGAACGACATGAGTTCACTGAGTCCCACACAcgcactgcagcagcagcttcccCTGGTGCCTTCCTCCCACTgtaccccccctcctccatacCCCATGGACAGCAGCATCTCCAG CTTCCTCATACGGCTGGGCTGCGCAGGCTGCTTGGATTACTTCACAGCACAGGGCCTAAGCAACATCTACCAGATTGAGAACTATAACATGGAG GACCTGTCCAGGCTGAAGATCCCCGTGGAGTTCCAGCACATCATCTGGAAGGGCATCATGGAGCACCGACAGgccatggatttttccccacccccccacataGTACGCACCACCAGCGGGGCCTCCGCCGTCAGCATGGGCTCCTCCGAGGCGCGGGGGGAACGCGTCATTGACGCTGTGCGCTTCACCCTGCGCCAGACCATCTCCTTCCCTCCGCGTGACGAGTGGTCCGACTTCTCCTTCGACCTGGATTCTCGCCGTAACAAACAGCAGCGCATCAAGGAGGAAGGAGAGTGA
- the tp63 gene encoding tumor protein 63 isoform X4: MLYLETGTTTSYSESQYTNLGLLNSMDQNIQNGGSTSTSPYNNDHAQNNVTAPSPYAQPSSTFDAMSPSPAIPSNTDYAGPHTFDVSFQQSSTAKSATWTYSTDLKKLYCQIAKTCPIQIKVLTTPPQGAVIRAMPVYKKAEHVTEVVKRCPNHELSREFNDGQIAPPSHLIRVEGNNHAQYLEDTITGRQSVLVPYEPPQVGTEFTTILYNFMCNSSCVGGMNRRPILIIVTLETRDGQVLGRRCFEARICACPGRDRKADEDSIRKQHVTDATKSNDAFRQVSHGIQMSAIKKRRSTDEEVFCLPIKGREIYEILVKIKESLELMQFLPQHTIESYRQQQQNLLQKQTSMPSQPSYGSSSPTHGKVNKLPSVSQLMNPQQRNTLTPSGMSGGLTDMSPMMGTHIPMNDMSSLSPTHALQQQLPLVPSSHCTPPPPYPMDSSISSFLIRLGCAGCLDYFTAQGLSNIYQIENYNMEDLSRLKIPVEFQHIIWKGIMEHRQAMDFSPPPHIVRTTSGASAVSMGSSEARGERVIDAVRFTLRQTISFPPRDEWSDFSFDLDSRRNKQQRIKEEGE; the protein is encoded by the exons TCCCAGTATACAAACCTGGGGCTCCTGAACAGCATGGATCAGAACATTCAGAATGGCGGCTCGACCTCCACCAGCCCCTACAACAACGACCACGCGCAGAACAACGTGACAGCCCCGTCACCCTACGCCCAGCCCAGCTCCACCTTTGATGCCATGTCTCCCTCACCGGCCATCCCCTCTAACACAGATTATGCCGGGCCCCACACCTTTGATGTGTCCTTCCAGCAGTCAAGTACAGCAAAGTCTGCCACCTGGACG taCTCTACAGACCTGAAAAAGTTGTACTGCCAAATTGCCAAGACGTGTCCCATCCAGATCAAAGTCCTGACCACGCCACCTCAGGGTGCTGTTATCAGAGCCATGCCAGTTTACAAGAAAGCCGAACACGTGACCGAGGTGGTGAAGCGATGCCCAAACCACGAGCTCAGCCGCGAGTTCAATGATG GTCAGATCGCTCCTCCGAGCCACTTGATCCGTGTGGAGGGAAATAACCACGCCCAGTATTTGGAGGACACCATCACTGGAAGGCAGAGCGTATTAGTTCCTTACGAACCTCCACAG GTCGGGACAGAATTCACCACAATTTTGTACAACTTTATGTGCAACTCGAGCTGCGTGGGTGGTATGAACAGACGGCCCATACTCATCATCGTCACCCTGGAAACCAGAGA TGGTCAGGTATTAGGCCGCCGCTGCTTTGAGGCTAGGATCTGCGCCTGCCCGGGCCGAGACAGAAAGGCTGACGAGGACAGCATCCGCAAGCAGCACGTAACGGACGCCACAAAGAGCAATGACG ccttCCGCCAGGTCTCCCACGGCATTCAGATGTCCGCCATCAAGAAGAGAAGATCTACAGATGAGGAGGTCTTTTGTTTGCCT ATTAAAGGCCGTGAAATTTATGAGATTTTGGTAAAAATCAAGGAGTCTTTGGAACTCATGCAGTTTCTGCCGCAGCACACTATAGAGTCatacaggcagcagcagcagaatctCCTTCAGAAACA GACTTCGATGCCGTCTCAGCCCTCCTACGGCTCCAGCTCCCCGACTCACGGAAAAGTCAACAAGCTGCCCTCCGTCAGCCAGCTGATGAATCCCCAGCAGCGCAACACACTCACCCCGTCCGGCATGTCTGGAGGCCTAACTGACA TGTCTCCTATGATGGGCACTCACATCCCCATGAACGACATGAGTTCACTGAGTCCCACACAcgcactgcagcagcagcttcccCTGGTGCCTTCCTCCCACTgtaccccccctcctccatacCCCATGGACAGCAGCATCTCCAG CTTCCTCATACGGCTGGGCTGCGCAGGCTGCTTGGATTACTTCACAGCACAGGGCCTAAGCAACATCTACCAGATTGAGAACTATAACATGGAG GACCTGTCCAGGCTGAAGATCCCCGTGGAGTTCCAGCACATCATCTGGAAGGGCATCATGGAGCACCGACAGgccatggatttttccccacccccccacataGTACGCACCACCAGCGGGGCCTCCGCCGTCAGCATGGGCTCCTCCGAGGCGCGGGGGGAACGCGTCATTGACGCTGTGCGCTTCACCCTGCGCCAGACCATCTCCTTCCCTCCGCGTGACGAGTGGTCCGACTTCTCCTTCGACCTGGATTCTCGCCGTAACAAACAGCAGCGCATCAAGGAGGAAGGAGAGTGA